The Beijerinckiaceae bacterium genome has a window encoding:
- a CDS encoding cysteine synthase A gives MSFPENVIEAIGRTPLIKLRHASELTGCTILGKAEFMNPGGSVKDRAAIAIVRDAVKRGVLHPGGLIVEGTAGNTGIGLALVANALGYKTVIVIPDTQSQEKKDLLRLQGAELIEVPAVAYSDPNNYVKLSGRLAERLAKEFPAGAIWANQFDNVANRQGHFETTGPEIWEQTDGRIDGFTCAVGTGGTLAGVALALKLKNPNIKIAISDPLGAALYAYYTSGELKSSGSSITEGIGQGRITANLAEAPVDLAYQIPDDEALPILFDLAEHEGLLLGGSSGINVAGAIRLAKDLGPGHVIVTILADSGVRYQSKLFNPEFLRAKNLPVPDWMERKPSIKPDFV, from the coding sequence AAATGTGATCGAGGCGATCGGGCGAACCCCGCTCATAAAGCTGCGCCACGCGTCGGAACTGACCGGCTGCACCATTCTCGGCAAGGCCGAGTTCATGAATCCGGGCGGATCGGTCAAGGACCGCGCGGCGATTGCCATCGTCCGAGATGCGGTCAAGCGCGGCGTCCTGCATCCGGGTGGTTTGATTGTCGAGGGCACCGCCGGAAACACTGGAATTGGCCTCGCTCTGGTTGCCAACGCCTTGGGCTACAAAACGGTGATTGTCATTCCAGATACCCAAAGCCAGGAGAAAAAAGATCTCCTGCGCCTGCAGGGCGCCGAGTTGATCGAGGTCCCTGCGGTCGCCTATTCCGACCCGAACAATTACGTCAAGCTCTCCGGCCGGCTGGCTGAACGACTTGCCAAGGAATTTCCGGCGGGTGCGATCTGGGCCAATCAGTTCGACAATGTCGCCAATCGCCAGGGTCATTTCGAAACCACCGGTCCCGAGATTTGGGAGCAAACAGACGGAAGGATCGATGGGTTCACCTGCGCCGTCGGCACCGGTGGAACGCTTGCCGGCGTTGCCCTCGCCTTGAAGCTCAAGAACCCGAATATCAAGATCGCCATTTCCGATCCTTTAGGGGCGGCGCTTTATGCCTATTACACAAGCGGCGAATTGAAATCGAGCGGCTCGTCGATCACGGAAGGGATCGGTCAAGGCCGGATAACCGCCAACCTCGCGGAGGCGCCGGTCGACCTCGCCTATCAGATCCCGGACGACGAAGCCTTGCCGATCCTCTTTGATCTGGCCGAGCATGAAGGACTTCTGCTTGGCGGCTCGTCAGGCATTAATGTCGCCGGCGCGATTCGGCTCGCCAAGGACCTTGGGCCAGGGCACGTCATCGTGACCATCCTCGCCGATTCCGGCGTGCGGTACCAATCGAAACTGTTTAACCCCGAATTCCTGCGCGCGAAAAATCTGCCCGTCCCGGATTGGATGGAACGCAAGCCGTCGATCAAGCCGGATTTTGTCTGA
- a CDS encoding 3-mercaptopyruvate sulfurtransferase: protein MPEVNESLFVSTAWIEENLNSPDLAIIDGTFFLPDENRDARAEYLEGHIPGAVFFDIDAIADHTTNLPHMLPQPADFAAAMNALGFSETMRFVVYDSSNLQGGARVWWTLKIFGVKEVRLLAGGMPRWRTEGRPLEKGPVHRPPRRFAVNFDSRAVANAEEVKRASETGSAQIVDARAAPRFSGAVAEPRPGLRSGHIPSSFNLPWRELVASGEIKPSDQVKSIFEKAGVNLDRPVITTCGSGVTAAILLAALASTGKKDVILYDGSWAEWGGRQDLPVAHKES, encoded by the coding sequence ATGCCTGAAGTCAACGAGTCCCTTTTTGTTTCGACCGCGTGGATCGAGGAGAATTTAAATTCTCCCGATCTCGCCATCATCGACGGAACTTTTTTTCTGCCGGATGAAAATCGCGACGCTCGTGCCGAATATCTTGAGGGCCACATCCCAGGCGCGGTTTTTTTCGACATCGATGCGATCGCCGATCATACGACCAACTTACCGCATATGCTTCCGCAGCCCGCGGATTTCGCCGCCGCCATGAACGCGCTCGGATTCAGCGAGACCATGCGGTTCGTTGTGTATGATTCATCGAACCTGCAAGGCGGCGCGCGGGTGTGGTGGACCTTGAAGATTTTTGGGGTCAAGGAGGTAAGGCTTTTGGCCGGCGGGATGCCGCGATGGCGGACTGAAGGACGCCCGTTGGAAAAAGGGCCTGTGCATCGCCCCCCACGTCGGTTCGCCGTTAATTTCGATTCGCGCGCCGTCGCCAATGCGGAAGAGGTGAAGCGGGCTAGCGAAACGGGTTCGGCGCAAATTGTCGATGCGCGCGCGGCTCCGCGGTTCAGCGGCGCCGTGGCCGAGCCGCGGCCTGGATTGCGCTCGGGCCATATTCCCAGCAGCTTCAATTTGCCGTGGCGAGAGCTGGTCGCGTCCGGCGAAATCAAACCTTCCGATCAAGTCAAATCTATTTTTGAGAAGGCCGGCGTGAACCTCGATCGGCCGGTGATCACCACCTGCGGCTCTGGTGTGACCGCCGCTATTCTCCTGGCCGCTCTTGCCTCGACGGGGAAGAAGGATGTCATTCTTTATGACGGGTCATGGGCTGAATGGGGCGGGCGCCAGGATTTGCCGGTTGCCCACAAGGAATCATGA